The DNA window GGCCCAGCACTGGCTGGATGTGGTCCGTTACGCCGAGACCGAAGGCTTTGAGTACGACCGCCACCTGCCCGACGCCTGGCGGTATCGCGATTATGTAATCGGGGCGTTCAACGCCGACATCCCGTTTGATCAATTCATCCGCGAGCAGCTGGCAGGCGACGAGCTGCGGCCCCGCGATCCACAGGCCCTCGCCGCCGCCGTTTTCCATCGCCTGGGGACCGTCCGCCGCAACGCGGGAAACCCCGACATCGCCGTCAGTCGGAACGAAGTACTGACCGAGCGCACCAACATCGTGGGCGAAGCGTTTCTCGGCCTGTCGGTCGGCTGTGCTCGGTGTCACGACCATAAGCTCGAGCCGATCTCACAGAAGGACTACTATCGCCTTCAGGCGTACTTCGCCGCCACCGTTGAAGACAACTTCCGCCTGGCGTCTGACGCCGAGGTGCAGGCCTGGGAAAAGAAAACCGAAGAACAGAATGGCCGCATCCAGCAGCTGAAAGCGGAGGCGAAGAAAGCGAACGACGCCGATCGATCCCGGCTGGAGCAGCAGATCCTCGACCTGGAGTACGCACTGCCGCCGGCGCCGGCGACGATCCCCACCATTCGGAACGACGCCGCCCAGCGGACTGCCATGCACGTGTTGCGGCGGGGTGAATGGGAGAAGAAAGGGGTCGCGGTGGGGCCGCGTCCGCTGAGCATCTTGTCGCCGTCGACGCTGCCGGAACTGCCGGCCGACACGCCCCAGCCGCGCACGCGACTGGCCGACTGGATCGCCGACGGGCAGCACCCGCTGTCTTCCCGCGTGATCGTCAACCGGATCTGGCAACAGCATTTTGGCGTCGGGCTGGTCGCCACGGCGAACGACTTTGGCGTGCACGGCTCGCCGCCCAGCCATCCGCAACTGCTCGACTGGCTGGCCCATTCGCTGGTCCAGAACGGCTGGAAGCTCAAGCCGCTGCATCGCCTGATCGTACTCAGCAACGCCTACCAGCAAAGCAGTCGCCTGGCGCCAGGCAGCAAGCTGGCCGAAGCGGACCCCAACAATCGCTGGCTGGGGCGGTTCTCGCGCAGGCGACTGTCGGCGGAAGAACTGCGCGACGCCATGCTGGCCGTCAGTGGGCGACTCAACCTGCACGCCGGCGGACCCAGCGTCATCCCGCCGGTCGATCCGGAACTGGTCGCGCTGCTCTACAAACCGGCGCAGTGGCGAGTGACAGAAGATGTCAGCGAGCACAACCGACGTTCGATCTACCTGATCGCCAAGCGGAACCTGCGGCTGCCGTTTATGGAAACGTTCGACGCCCCCGCGCTGCAAAACAGCTGTCCGCAGCGGGAGACGAGCACCCATGCGCCGCAAGCGCTGGAGCTGACCAACGGCGACTTCGCCAACGCCATGGCAGCCGCGCTGGCCGAGCGGCTGGAGCGCAACTGCGGCGACAATCACCCGCGGATCGTACAGCGGGCGTATCAACTGGCCGCGGGTCGCGAGCCGACGCCGCGGGAGCGGGAGTTGTCGCTGGCGTTCCTGGCGGAGGAGCCGCTGCGGGAGTTCGCTCTGGCCGTGCTAAACCTTCAAGGGTTCCTTTATGTCGATTGACCAGCCCCTGCATGTACGTCCTCTGGGCGGCCGGCGTGACTTCCTGCGGAACGCCTTTTGCGGTTTTGGCGGCATGGCGTTATCGTCGCTCCTGCAGCAGGAACAGGGGCAAGCAAAGGCGCCGACTTCCGAGAATCCCTTGGCGGCGAAAAAGCCGCATCATCCGGCCAAGGCCCGCTCGGTCATCTTCCTGTTCATGGCCGGCGGACCGAGCCAGCTGGAAACGTTCGACCCCAAGCCGCTGCTGAACAAGCTGCATGGCCAGCCGCGGCCGGCCGCGTTCGGCGAGGCCAAATACCAGTTCATCAAGTCCGACGCCAAACTGCTCGGCGTAAAGCGAAAGTTCCGTCCCTGCGGCGAAAGCGGCATCGAAGTCTCCGACCTGTTCCCGCACCTGGGCGACTGCATCGACGATGTGGCCGTCATCCGCTCCTGTTATGGCGACAAGGTCGTCCACTCGGCGGCCCAGTATGAACTGTTCTCCGGCCGCACCGCCCCTGGCTTCCCCAGCATGGGCTCCTGGTCGTTGTACGGCCTGGGCGCCGAGACCGATTCCCTGCCCGCCTATGTGGTGATGCCTGACCCGCTGGGCGCATTGGAAGCCGGCCAGCCGATGTACATGCACGGCTTTCTGCCGGCCGCTTACCAGCCGACCATGCTGAGGCCGGGCGATCGGCCCGTGCTGAACCTGCGCCTGCCAGAAGGCGTGCAACCGGACCAGCGGCGGCGGACGATGCGGCTGATCCAGGAGTTGAACCAGGCGGCCCTGTCGCCCGGCGACCAGGAACTGGAGGCGCGGCTGGCGGCGTACGACCTGGCCTTTCGGATGCAAACATCGGCGCCGGCGGCGTTCGACCTGGGAGAAGAGACACAGGAAACGCTCGACCTGTACGGCGTAGGACGAAAGCCGACCCACGACTACGGCCGCCGCTGTCTGCTGGCCCGGCGTCTGGTGGAACGGGGCGTGCGGTTCGTGTGCGTGGTCGCCGGCGGAGGTCCCGGCAACATGCAGTGGGACGCCCATGCGGATATCGAAGAGAACCACTTGCGCAAGGCGGGTGAAACCGACCAGCCCGCGGCCGCCTTGTTGACCGATCTGAAGCGGCGCGGCCTTCTCGACGAAACGCTCGTCCTGTGGGGCGGCGAGTTCGGCCGTTCGCCCGAGGCGCAAGGCGAAGGACGCGACCATCACAACCTGGGCTTCACGATGCTGATGGCGGGCGGCGGCATCCGGGGCGGCCAGGTCATCGGCGCCACCGACGAGATCGGTCTGAAAGCAGTCGAACAGCCGCACCACTTCCGCGATATCCACGCCACGATGCTCCACCAGTTGGGGCTCGATCAGCACCGCCTCACTTATCCCCACCTGGGCCGCGATGAGCGATTGACGTTCGTCGAAGGGGATGTCATTAAGGAGATCGTGTAAGGGGTGATCCGCCGGTACAGCAGGCGGCCGGAAACACCTCGCCGCAGGAAAACCTTCGACCTGCGAGTCACGGCGCCTTGTTACTTGCCTCCCTCCTGGCAGGGCCGTAAACTGGCGGCCATACGAATCGGGCTGTGGCTGTGAACCTTCTCCAAGGAAAGCGGGCGCCCGGTTCCTCGTTCCGGGCAACAAGCGTGCTGGCAGTCTTCCTTCCCACCCACGGCGAAGTCACGCCTCCCTGCGCTCCGTCCGGCGATATCTGTTTCTGTTTGCCATTCCGTTATTGAGGAATTCCCGTGGCCGCCTTTTTCACTGAACTGTTCCGCGTTGCGCCGGACAAGGTTTCTTCCCTGCTGGATCCGGAACTGGAACGCGATCCGGAAACCTCGCTATGGCTCAAAAACATTGGCGAAATGGAACTGGTGGGACTCTGGGAATCGCTGACCAACACCGAGTCGGACGGCACCATGATCCAAGACATTCTGTCGGACGAGGATGCGGACGCGATGCTGTTCAGCCTGCCGCCTGAATTCCTGGAAGCGATCGCTGCCGTCACCGACGACAAGGTGGATTCGATTGCGGAACAATGGCAGGAAACAGACGAAGTCGCCCACTGGGACCAGGCAGATCTGGCGCAAGTGATTCGCGACATCCGCAACCTGGTGCAAGCCGCCAACGCTAACAACCAGATTGTCGTGGAGCTGGCGGATATGTAAGGCGCCGCCAGACCTGGTATCCGGCCGCCAACCACTCCGCAAGGCTCTGCCCTGCCCTCCCCTGCCGGCAGTCGTTTATACGGTCCACTCGGCCGGGTCGGGAGAGAGCAACTGGCCGGGCAGCTCGGCGATCCGGTGGTCCAGCAGCTCTTCCTGTGCCGGCAGGTCCGTCAGCAATTGACGAGCCTTCTCCCGTTCTTGACCCGCAGGCAGCATGGCGACGGCCTCCTGGATCTTCCGTTTGACGAACTCCGCGGTGAAAGACTGGGAGAGAAATTCCCCATTCGCCGGCAACCAGCCCGCATGGTGAATCTGACTGTCGTGCGACCACAGGACAGGCGTTAGTTCCGCGGGAAACAGGGGGTTCTCATCGTCAAAATACAGCAACGCCGAAACATACTGAATGGCGGCGATCGCCCGGCCTGGCGTACCCAGGGACCACCACTGCTCCCATAACTCTGTCAGATCGACGATTCTCGCCAGGGAGTTGATGCGTCTGATCCAGCACCATGACGGCGCTGCGTTCTGGATGTCAAACAGGCGAGTTTCCGCATCGAGCCTTGCCAGGAAACTATCCAACAGAAAGTTGCGCACTGCCAGCAAGCGATCCGGGCTTAACATCTTGCGAAACACCTGGCCATAAGACACGGCAAAGTGAATCTCTGCCGTGCCACCGCCACACGGCCGGTTGTCCGCCAGCGAGCGATGCCAGTCCATCAGGCAGGCGGGAAAAAGATAGTCAAACAGATCCGGCTGGAGTTCCACAAAAGCCAGATCAGCATAGTAGTATCCCAGCTTTGACAGATCCATTGACAAGTAAGGCTGACTGGCCAGCAATCGCAGCTCCGCATCGCAATAATCGAACTGTTGTTCCGAGATACTCAAGGGCGGCCTGGGATTGCCGAACATTTCCGCCAGGCGACTCCAGGAAATGTCCCGCAATAAAGGCGGACGACGGTTCGTTTTTCTCTTCATCGCCGCACCCCGTCCACCCGAAGCAGGATACATCCCGATGCGTGTCTGCTCCATCCACTGAAGCGCTATCCGGGGATTATTCTGCATGAATTTTCCCGTTTTGTGAAGATAGCAGGAGGGATTGTTGACAGATATTCTCGGACTCCTCAGAATCTGCGTGTGCCTTCTCCTTGTCTTTCATTCTCTTGTCTTATACGCTCAAGACACCGCCGGGGCGCCGCCCTTTTAACCGGGCTATTGGGCGAACCGGTAACCCGTTCTCAAGGCGACGCCTCGCGGCAGACAGATCGAGGAAACGGAGAAGATTCCCAGATCTGGGAGCAATGGCTGTTCCTGTCACCTTGAAGGAGTGAATCATGAGACGTGCTCTGTTTACCTGGCAGCATATCCTTCTGCCCCTACTGGCCGTCGCGGCGATAACAGGCGCCGCCGTCCCCGCTCACGCCCAGGAGAAGAAGCCGAACATCCTGCTGATTGTTTCCGACGACACTGGATACGGCGACCTGGGTCCCTATGGCGGCGGCGAAGGACGCGGCATGCCGACGCCCAGCCTCGACCGGATGGCCCGGGAAGGGATGACGTTCTTCTCGTTCTACGCGCAGCCCAGCTGCACACCCGGTCGCGCCGCCATGCAAACCGGCCGCATTCCCAATCGCAGCGGGATGACGACCGTTGCCTTCCAGGGCCAGGGCGGAGGCCTGCCCAAGGCCGAATGGACGCTCGCCTCCGTGCTGAAAACGGCCGGATACAGAACGTACTTCACCGGCAAATGGCACCTGGGCGAATCTGACTACGCGCTCCCCAACGCGCAGGGCTACGACATCATGGAGCACTGCTTCCTGTATCATCTTAACGCCTATACCTATGGCGATCCGAACTGGTTTCCTGATATGGAGCCGGAACTGCGGGCCATGTTCAACCGGGTGACCAAAGGTTCGCTCTCCGGCGGCGCGGGGCAACCGGTCAAAGAGGACTTCAAAGTCAACGGCGAATATGTCGACACGCCCGAGAAAGGGGTGGTCGGCATCCCGTTTATCGACCAGTACGTGGAACAGTCGGGCCTGAAGTTCCTGGAACACGCGGCCAAAACGCCGGACAAGCCCTTCTTTATCAATGTCAACTTTATGAAGGTCCACCAGCCGAACCTGCCGGCGCCGGAGTTCAAGCACAAGTCGATCTCCAAAACCAAATACGCTGATTCGATCGTGGAGTTAGATACGCGTATCGGCCGCATCATGGACAAACTGCGCGAGCTGAAGCTGGACCAGGACACGCTCGTCTTTTACACCACCGACAACGGCGCCTGGCAGGACGTTTACCCCGACGCTGGCTATACCCCGTTTCGCGGCACCAAGGGCACCGTTCGTGAAGGCGGCAACCGCGTTCCGGCAATCGCCGTCTGGCCCGGCAAAATCAAAGACGGCGTGCGGAACCACGACATCCTGGGCGGCCTGGACCTGATGGCCACCTTCGCTTCCGTGGCTGGCGTGAAACTGCCGGAGAAAGACCGCGCCGGAGAGCCGATTATTTTCGACAGCTACGACATGACGCCCGTCCTGCTGGGCAAAGGCAAATGCGCCCGGAAAGAGTGGTTCTACTTCACCGAGAACGAACTGTCTCCCGGGGCTGCCCGGGTCGGGAAATACAAGTTTGTGGTGAACCTGCGCGGCGACAACGGCGCGCAGACCGGGGCCCTGGCCGTCGACGCCAACCTGGGCTGGAAAGGCGCCGAAAAATATGTCGCCACCGTGCCGCAAGTGTTTGACCTGCTGCAGGATCCGCAGGAACGTTACGACGTGTTCATGAACAACTTCACCGAGCATACCTGGGTGGCGGTCACGTTCAACCAGTCCGTGAATGCGTTGATGAAAACCTACGTCCAGTACCCGCCGCGGAAGCTGCAGAGCATGACCTATACCGGTCCGATCACCCTGTCCGGCTACCAGCGATTCCAGTGGGTGCGAGAGCAGCTGGAAAAAGACGGCGTCAGCATTCCGCTGCCCACTGGCAACTAGCCGCCCCGCGCAATCCTGGCGCAATCCCCGCGCGGGTCGTCCCCAGCCGGACGGCCCGCGTGATCTGCGGAAAGGAGTTGGCTTCCGCGTCTCCTGCTACCCGCAGGAAAAAAGTTGAGCTCCCATGAGCTATACTTTCCTGACGATTCACCTCTCGCGGCGGGCCTTACTGCGTCACAGGCCCGCCTTGCCGTTTTTGTGTCACGAGATTCGCAGCATGAAAAATCCCCGCGTCCCACAGTTCCTGGCCGCCGCGATGGTGGCGTTCGCCGCCCTCGCCGCCGATTCCCGCGCCGCCGATCCGCTTCCCTCGTGGAACGAAGGGCCCAGGAAAGCAGCCATCCTGGCGTTTGTTGAGAAGACGACCACGGAAGGATCGCCCGACTACACGCCGCCCGCCGACCGCATCGCCACGTTCGACAACGACGGCACGCTCTGGACCGAGCACCCCATGTACACGCAAATGGCGTTTGTCATCGATCGCATCAAAACGCTCGCCGCCGAACATCCGGAATGGAAAACGCAGCAGCCGTACCAGGCGGTCCTGGAAAACGACCACAAGGCGCTAGCGGCCGCCGGGGAGAAAGGCCTGATCGAGCTCCTCATGGCGACGCATGCCGGCATGACCACGACGGAGTTCGAACAGATCGTCACCGACTGGTTCGCCACGGCCCGGCATCCGCGGTTCCAGCGTCCGTACACGGAATGCGTCTTCCAGCCAATGGTCGAACTGCTCGCCTATCTCCGGGCGAACGGTTTCAAAACCTACATCGTTTCCGGCGGCGGCATCGAATTCATGCGTCCCATGACCTTGCAGGTCTACGGGATTCCGTCGGAACAGGTGATCGGCTCTTCGATCAAAACCCAGTTCGAAATCCGGGACGGCAAGCCGGTGCTGATGCGTCTGCCCGAGGTCAACTTCATCGACGACAAAGAAGGCAAGCCGGTCGGCATCAACCAGTTCATCGGCAAACGGCCCCTCGCTGCGTTCGGCAATTCCGCCGGCGATCGCCAGATGCTGCAGTGGACAGCCGCCGGCCAAGGCGCCCGGTTGATGATGCTGGTGTTCCACGACGACGCCACGCGCGAGTACGCCTACGGCCCCGCCGACGGCCAGCCGAAAAGCCTGTTCGGCGCCTTCCCGCAAGACCTGATGGACGAAGCCAACACCCAGGGCTGGCAAGTCATCCGCATGAAAGACGACTGGTCCCGCGTCTTCCCCTTCGACAAGTAGACGAGTCGGATCTTCCGCCCAAGCCGGCGTCCAATAGCGCCGGCCCTTTCCGTTGACTGGGCTCACCAGGCGTTAGCGCACAGCGTTCCGGCTCAGCCGCCGGGCTTATTCAGGCCGGTGTCCTTGCGGGGATACTTCTCGAACGTGGCGAGGAGACGGCCGCAGAAGCAGCGAACCTGTCCGGAACCGGCAGGATTGGCTGGCGGCGAAAGCAACGCGGCGCCATAAGAACGCGGACCGCCTTGAGACAGACGGCCCGCCTGTTTTGCCACGGAACCCGGAAGACGTGAAAGAAATCACGCCAGGTTCCAGGGAAGGTCGACGCCTGCGGCGCCGGCCTGCGGCTCCCTTTAGTTATTGACGTTTTTCTTGATTTCCTTGACGGCCGCCTGATCTGCCGGCGACATCATCGACGGGCCCAGCTTGAAATTCACCTGGCTGAGCGTGCCGGTAAAGCGGAACGGCAGCTTGTAATCGCTGTCGTCCACCGCGGTGCGCGTATCCATGCCGACGTCGAGGGATTCGTCGATCGTCAAGATGGCCGGGATCGTGTGCGGGACCTTCAGGCTGGCGACCTGCTTGCCGTCCACGGACAGCACGCCGGCGCCGCCCTTGGCCATGCCGGGTCCGTCGTACGTGAAATCGAACACCAGGGTGTGCTTGCCCGGCGAGAGGGCGTCGGCGCCTTCCCAGCGGAACTTTTCGATTCCCAGGAAGTTGTAAACATACACGGGCTTACCCTGGAGCAGGTAAAGGCCATAGCCGCCGAAGCGTCCGCCGCAGGTGACGATCATTCCTTCGGCGCCGCCCGCGGGAACTTCCACGTTGGCGGTGATGGTGTACGACCGGGCCAGAATGTTGGGCGCCGCGCTATTGGGGACGCCGCTCAGTTCGGTCGTATAGGTGAACTCCGAACGTCCGGCCGTGTAACTCGGCTTGGGCGCCAGGATGCGAGGCAGGATCGAGTTGTCCAGCGGAAACACCTGGTATTTGGCCGCTTCCACCAGGAACAGCTCCTGCAGCTCCCGCAGTTTCTCGGGATTCTCGGCGGCGAGGTCGTTACTTTCCGAGTAGTCATTGGCAATGTTGTACAGCTCCCATTTGTAGCCATTGATTACATCGGGGAACTTGCCCACGCCCATGAACCAGGGGGCGTTGGGCGGGGTGGTGGCGGCGACCCAGCCTTCATGATAGATCGCCCGGTTGCCAAACATTTCAAAGTACTGCGTGGTGCGGGTCGACGGAAGATTGGCGTTGGCTTTGTCCCAGGTGTAGGTCATGCTGACCCCTTCGATCGGCTTCTGGGCGACGCCGTCGACCATCACCGGAGCCTTGACGCCGGTCGCTTCCAGGAGCGTGGGGACGATGTCGATCAGGTGATGGAACTGCGTGCGGATTCCGCCGGCGTCGGTGATGTGGCCGGGCCACGCCATGACCATCCCCTGGCGCGTGCCGCCAAAGTGGGACGCCACCTGCTTGGTCCACTTGAACGGGGTGTCAAAGGCCCACGACCAGGCGACCGACATATGCGGCGTGGTCGACGGAGACCCCCAGGCGTCGTAGAACTTCATCTGGTCTTCGACGGGCACATCGATCCCTTGGATTGCGGCCATATCGAACGGCGTGCCGATGGTCGAGCCTTCGGCGCTGGTGCCGTTGTCGCCGCTGATATAAATAATCAGCGTATTATCGAGCTTGCCCATGTCGTCGACAGCCTGGATCACGCGGCCAATCTCATGATCGGTGTAAGCCACATAGGCGGCGAAAACTTCTGCCTGGCGTGCGAACAGTTTCTTCTCGACAGCAGACAACGTGTCCCACTCGGGCAAGGTCGCGCCGCCGAACTCAGCCTGCCCTTGCGGCCAGTCCGTGAGCTGCGTATTCGGCGGGATCACGCCGAGCCGTTTCTGGTTGGCGAAGATCTGCTTGCGCATCTCGTTCCAGCCCATGTCGAACTTGCCTTTGAACCGGTCGATCCACTCCTGCGTCGGCTGATGCGGAGCGTGGGTTCCACCGGGCGCGTAGTAGCAGAAAAACGGCTTGTCCGGCGCCGTGGCGTTGAGCTGGTTCAGGTACTTGATGGCGTCGTCGGCCATGCCGGTAATCAGGTTAAAGCCCGGCTTCTCGCGCCAGGGAAAGATCTGCGTATGATCGCGGAACAGCCACGGCGTCCACTGATCCGTTTCCCCGCCCATGAACCCGTAGAAATAATCAAATCCCATGCCGCTGGGCCATTGGTCAAACGGTCCGGCGACGCTGTACTGGTAGTCGGGCGTATTATGATTCTTGCCGAACCACGACGTGGCGAAACCGTTGTCCTTGAGAATCCGACCGACAGTGGCGTTGTTCACGCCGATGGTCGAGTCGTAACCCGGATAGCCCGTGGCCTGCTCGGCGATGACGCCAAAACCGACCGAATGGTGATTGCGACCGGTAATGATGGCGGCGCGCGAAGGCGAACAAAGCGCCGTGGAATGAAACTGCGTATAACGTAGTCCCATCTTTGCAATGCGATCCATCGCCGGCGTCGGAATCACGCCGCCAAACGTGCTTGAGATTCCATAGCCCTGGTCATCGGTCAAGATCAGCAGCACATTGGGCGAACCTTTGGCCGGCGCAACGTTCGGCGGCCAGTACGGCTTGGAGTCCTTGGCGCTAAGGTTAATCACGCCTCCAAAACGGGACGGCGGATTGGGCAGATAACTGCCATCCACGGTGGTGGTGGCGCTCGGCGCACCGGGCGTGCCGGTGATCTCCTGGGCAATCGCCAGGTTGCCTGCCGCCAGGCAACCCGCCGCGCCCACAAACGCGAGGAGGAAAGCAATCGGAATCCTGTTTGATCTCAACATGCTGCATCTCAATTTAGAATAGACAGAAAAGCTACAACCAGTCCGCTTCGTCAACCATCAATCCGGCCTCTTCGGCGGGCTGATAACCTGAGATCTGTACGCACCCCTCACGAGGAGACGCCACCACCTCAAAAATGGACTCGACAAGACACTCGTTAACTGCAGTTTCAGCCAGCTGGCCATACCCTCAGATTAGACAAAACGCTGCGATCTTGAAACAACCGCACGGTCCCCAAATAACAATCTTAACATTCTTGTAAGCGAAACCCGAAAACCATTTTTCCCTTTCGCCCCAGACAGCTCGTTGATGTAGATCCCCATTCGCAGGGGAAGAAGCTCGCTGCCGGGATGTCGCCCCAAACGATCTGCACCCTCTTCCTCGATGGGCAGGAGGGATTGTCCGGCTTGCGCTGCTAAAAGGCCTGCCCGACGTCGCCTGGAAAACCGCGCCACGGCGGATCGGCGCCACGCCATGGAACAGCCCCCCTGGCATCCCGCGTTGTTGCCCCTCGCCGGGTGCGGTATCGTGAGCGTGATACCACCTGGGGTTCACAGGCCCGCGTCCCCCGTTCCGCCCTCCCCTTTCAAAGAGCCGCATCATGTCCCGAGTTATCGCCCTGCTGTTCGTGTTTGCTTTTGCCACGGTCGCCCAGGCCATGCAGGTGGAGCGCGACGTCCCATACGCCAAACCCACGCTGGAGCGGCAGATTCTCGACATCTATACGCCTGATAACGCGAAGGGAAAAAGCCTGCCGGTCGTCTTTTGGATTCACGGCGGCGGCTGGCAAACGGGCGACAAGTCGGGCGTCGGGATGAAGCCACAGTTCTTCACCGACCGCGGCTGCATTTTCGTCAGCACCAATTATCGCCTTTATCCGCACGTCGACATGGGCGCCCTGATCGGCGACGTCGCCACGTCGCTCGGCTGGGTCCACAAGCACATCGCCGCTTACGGCGGCGACCCGAACCGGATTCTCGTCGGCGGCCACTCGGCCGGCGCCCAGCTGGCGGCCCTGATCTGCACGGACCACCGCTACCTGAAGGCTGAAGGGGTCGAGTTCACCGCTCTCAAAGGCTGCATCCCGGTCGACGGCGATACTTATTATCTGCCGGGCATCATCACCGTCGCCGAGATCCGCGCCTTCATGCACGACCTGCCGCAACCCGGCAAGTTTGGGCACCGCGCGAAGTTCGGCAACGACCCGGAAAAGCACCTCGACTTCTCGGCCGTTACCCACATCGCCAAAGGGAAGAACATTCCCCCGTTTCTGATCATGCACGTCGCCGGTCATCCCGACACGACCGCGCAGGCCCGACGACTGGCCGCTGAGCTGAAGAAAGCCGAAATTGAAAACGAACTCTTCGCGGGACAGGAAACAACCCACCGCAAACTGAACAACGACATCGGCCTGCCTGACGACCCCGGCACCGCCGCTGTCATCAGGTTCATGGACAAAGTGCTTCGCCCTTGATTCCTTCAGCAGCCCGGGAAAACTCAACCTGGGCGACAGGGCGAGAGGCGGTCCTGTCTCGCCCTGCCTTCTGATCAACCCGTGCAGGTCCTCACGGTAGATTCGGCCGCATGTCTGCGCTAGAAAATCCACAGATCCTCCGCTACCCATTTCCGTCGCAGTTCGATGGAGAAGGCGCCACGCGCACGCTGCGTCTGGCGACGTTTCGGTCGGGCGAGGATCCCAGTCCGTTCTTTTTCGAAGGACGTCTGGCCAGGCCGCAACAAACGGCCGAATTGCTGCGGGCCATCATGACGGTGGTGCAATCGCGGTTCCACATTCCGGCCGCCATGCTGGGGCGAATTCTGGCGGAAGCCGATCCGGTCGTCACCGCCAACGACGACCGCTTGCGGTTCGAAGGTTTCTCCGCCTGTTGCGGCGCCTACGCGCGACTCGACCTGCTGCCGGGCGCTTTCGCCGGAACCGTCGCCGGACGCGGCACGACGAATGTCGATTTCAACCCGCCGATGCTCGCCGCGCTGGCTCGCGTCAAAGCAACCGACAAGGTTTCGCTGGCCGTCGGCGCCGACCAGGTGGTTCTGCAGCAGCAGGAATCCGAAGTGGTTGAGAAGAAGGTGAAACTACCCGTCCGCTGGCTCAAAGGTTTTGTCGAAGTCCAGACCGTGCAAAGCCGCATGCAGCACGTGCATCAGATCCCAGCCCTGCACGCACTGCGATTCTTTCGCTCCCTCCCGCGTATGAAGACCAATCGACGGGCCACCTTTGTGACCAGGGCCGGTCAGGGACTGCGGCTGTCGCAGGTCGAAGCGAAAGACGCCGTTCGCGTCGGCGGACTGGAACGCCTGGGCGTGCTGGAGTCGCTCGCCCGTAAGGCCGACCGACTGGACGTCTATACAGACGCCCTGACGGGAGCCTCGGGCTGGACGCTAACCTTCCCGGACTGCCGCTTTCATCTGGTGATCAGTCCTGAAGTCTGGCGAGGCTTCTCCGGCGAAGGCCAGGCCCTGCGGTCGCTGGCGACCGTGGATAAGACGTCATTGGATAAAGTGCGAGCATCCCTGGTCTGGCAGGCGGTGATTGACCGCGACCAACTGGCGGCCGCGGCAAAGCTCCCACCAGCGACCGTCGACGACCTGCTGAAAATGCTCGGCGCTCGCGGGCTGGTCGGCTTTGATCTGTCAGAACAGGCGTACTTCCATCGCGAAGCGCCGTTCGACGTCTCCCAGGTCGAGAAGCTCCAGCCCCGTCTGATCGCCGCCCGCAAACTGATCGACGCAGAGAAGGTGCAGCTCAAGCAGCAGACGAAAACCAGGGCGGATTTCGAAGTGGCCGGCACAGGGGTGATACATCGCGTGACGATCAGTTC is part of the Lignipirellula cremea genome and encodes:
- a CDS encoding arylsulfatase, producing MLRSNRIPIAFLLAFVGAAGCLAAGNLAIAQEITGTPGAPSATTTVDGSYLPNPPSRFGGVINLSAKDSKPYWPPNVAPAKGSPNVLLILTDDQGYGISSTFGGVIPTPAMDRIAKMGLRYTQFHSTALCSPSRAAIITGRNHHSVGFGVIAEQATGYPGYDSTIGVNNATVGRILKDNGFATSWFGKNHNTPDYQYSVAGPFDQWPSGMGFDYFYGFMGGETDQWTPWLFRDHTQIFPWREKPGFNLITGMADDAIKYLNQLNATAPDKPFFCYYAPGGTHAPHQPTQEWIDRFKGKFDMGWNEMRKQIFANQKRLGVIPPNTQLTDWPQGQAEFGGATLPEWDTLSAVEKKLFARQAEVFAAYVAYTDHEIGRVIQAVDDMGKLDNTLIIYISGDNGTSAEGSTIGTPFDMAAIQGIDVPVEDQMKFYDAWGSPSTTPHMSVAWSWAFDTPFKWTKQVASHFGGTRQGMVMAWPGHITDAGGIRTQFHHLIDIVPTLLEATGVKAPVMVDGVAQKPIEGVSMTYTWDKANANLPSTRTTQYFEMFGNRAIYHEGWVAATTPPNAPWFMGVGKFPDVINGYKWELYNIANDYSESNDLAAENPEKLRELQELFLVEAAKYQVFPLDNSILPRILAPKPSYTAGRSEFTYTTELSGVPNSAAPNILARSYTITANVEVPAGGAEGMIVTCGGRFGGYGLYLLQGKPVYVYNFLGIEKFRWEGADALSPGKHTLVFDFTYDGPGMAKGGAGVLSVDGKQVASLKVPHTIPAILTIDESLDVGMDTRTAVDDSDYKLPFRFTGTLSQVNFKLGPSMMSPADQAAVKEIKKNVNN
- a CDS encoding alpha/beta hydrolase, with the protein product MSRVIALLFVFAFATVAQAMQVERDVPYAKPTLERQILDIYTPDNAKGKSLPVVFWIHGGGWQTGDKSGVGMKPQFFTDRGCIFVSTNYRLYPHVDMGALIGDVATSLGWVHKHIAAYGGDPNRILVGGHSAGAQLAALICTDHRYLKAEGVEFTALKGCIPVDGDTYYLPGIITVAEIRAFMHDLPQPGKFGHRAKFGNDPEKHLDFSAVTHIAKGKNIPPFLIMHVAGHPDTTAQARRLAAELKKAEIENELFAGQETTHRKLNNDIGLPDDPGTAAVIRFMDKVLRP
- a CDS encoding SWIM zinc finger family protein, with amino-acid sequence MSALENPQILRYPFPSQFDGEGATRTLRLATFRSGEDPSPFFFEGRLARPQQTAELLRAIMTVVQSRFHIPAAMLGRILAEADPVVTANDDRLRFEGFSACCGAYARLDLLPGAFAGTVAGRGTTNVDFNPPMLAALARVKATDKVSLAVGADQVVLQQQESEVVEKKVKLPVRWLKGFVEVQTVQSRMQHVHQIPALHALRFFRSLPRMKTNRRATFVTRAGQGLRLSQVEAKDAVRVGGLERLGVLESLARKADRLDVYTDALTGASGWTLTFPDCRFHLVISPEVWRGFSGEGQALRSLATVDKTSLDKVRASLVWQAVIDRDQLAAAAKLPPATVDDLLKMLGARGLVGFDLSEQAYFHREAPFDVSQVEKLQPRLIAARKLIDAEKVQLKQQTKTRADFEVAGTGVIHRVTISSGNETAFKCTCPWHNKHGVERGPCKHILAAQIVLEESEAKGQ